The following proteins are co-located in the Spirosoma montaniterrae genome:
- a CDS encoding helix-turn-helix domain-containing protein, which produces MNLPADHIRLLFGLKLRQLRLDRNLSASDLAQQSGLSVSYITEIEKGRKYPKADKISALANAMQVDYDTLVSLKLSKKLEPISDLLRSKFLTEIPLELFGIDPSDLLELLAEAPAKVSAMIRTFMDIALSYNMSVERLYMSMLRSYQEMHDNYFPDIEADAERFLAEFAPSGQVVTVSLLTNLLKTRYDVRIESFDPLTNPELVSLRSVYRPEKRTLHLNAGLSDEQRAFIMAREVGFQFLGLKARPYTYSWVEAESFEQILNNYKASYFAGAILIRRDALVARLTTLFARETWSNDDFLQLIHDFGATPERFFYRLSNVLPSAFGIDQLFFYRFNHTAGQTTYQLTKEMHLSRQQGPRGMVDEHYCRRWIALTILQELSFLQQHKNFDGALCRAQLSEYVDSKQQYLIVSVAHPFQSANQQNMSVSMCFAVNDALRSKMAFLNNPTNDVPFRVVNEACERCGIFDCRERVAAPVVLQKKRQFAGMKQAMEKLK; this is translated from the coding sequence TTGAACCTCCCTGCCGATCATATTCGCCTGTTGTTTGGTCTGAAACTTCGCCAGCTTCGGCTCGATAGAAACCTGTCGGCCAGTGATCTGGCGCAGCAGTCGGGCCTGTCGGTTTCGTATATCACCGAAATCGAGAAGGGCCGCAAATACCCCAAAGCCGATAAAATTTCGGCCCTCGCCAATGCCATGCAGGTCGATTACGACACGCTGGTTTCGCTCAAACTGAGCAAAAAATTAGAGCCAATCTCCGACCTGCTCCGCTCGAAATTCCTGACCGAAATTCCGCTCGAACTGTTCGGCATCGACCCCTCCGACCTGCTCGAACTGCTGGCCGAAGCTCCGGCCAAAGTCAGTGCCATGATCCGCACGTTTATGGACATTGCGCTGAGTTATAACATGAGCGTAGAGCGGCTGTATATGAGCATGTTACGGTCGTATCAGGAGATGCACGATAATTATTTCCCCGACATCGAAGCCGACGCCGAACGGTTTCTGGCCGAGTTTGCTCCGTCGGGGCAGGTTGTAACGGTATCGCTGCTGACCAACCTGCTCAAAACCCGCTACGACGTTCGTATCGAGTCGTTCGATCCGCTGACAAACCCCGAACTGGTGTCGCTACGGTCAGTGTATCGGCCCGAGAAACGGACACTGCACCTCAACGCGGGGCTGTCGGACGAGCAGCGGGCGTTTATTATGGCGCGTGAAGTGGGTTTTCAGTTTCTGGGTCTGAAAGCGCGGCCTTATACCTACTCGTGGGTTGAGGCCGAATCGTTCGAGCAGATTCTGAATAATTATAAAGCGTCGTATTTTGCGGGGGCTATTCTGATCCGGCGCGACGCGCTGGTGGCCCGATTAACTACGTTGTTTGCCCGTGAAACGTGGAGCAACGATGATTTCCTGCAACTGATACACGATTTTGGTGCTACGCCCGAGCGGTTTTTTTACCGGCTCAGCAACGTGCTGCCGAGCGCGTTTGGCATCGACCAGCTATTTTTCTACCGCTTCAACCACACGGCTGGGCAAACGACCTACCAGCTCACGAAAGAAATGCACCTGTCGCGACAGCAGGGGCCGCGCGGCATGGTCGACGAACACTACTGCCGCCGGTGGATTGCGCTGACGATTTTGCAGGAGCTTTCTTTTTTGCAGCAGCACAAAAATTTCGATGGTGCGCTGTGCCGGGCGCAGCTATCGGAATACGTCGACAGCAAACAACAGTATCTGATTGTGTCGGTGGCGCATCCGTTTCAGAGTGCCAATCAACAGAATATGAGCGTGTCGATGTGCTTTGCCGTGAACGATGCCCTGCGTAGTAAGATGGCGTTTCTGAACAACCCGACCAACGACGTTCCGTTTCGGGTAGTCAACGAAGCCTGCGAACGCTGCGGCATTTTCGACTGCCGCGAACGCGTAGCCGCACCCGTGGTACTGCAAAAGAAACGGCAGTTTGCGGGTATGAAGCAAGCGATGGAGAAGCTGAAATAG
- a CDS encoding type II toxin-antitoxin system HicA family toxin translates to MDYSPKRLMKVLEENGWELDRIKSSHHIFKHSETGRTVPIPVHGNRDLGKGLFYKILKQTGINREDL, encoded by the coding sequence ATGGATTATTCGCCCAAACGGCTGATGAAAGTATTGGAAGAAAACGGCTGGGAGCTTGATCGCATTAAAAGTAGTCATCATATTTTTAAACATTCCGAAACAGGTCGCACGGTGCCAATTCCTGTTCACGGCAACCGTGATTTAGGTAAGGGATTATTTTACAAAATACTCAAACAAACTGGCATCAATCGGGAAGATTTATAG
- a CDS encoding type II toxin-antitoxin system HicB family antitoxin — protein MTERLYKIVISRDPDDGRFIAEVPTLAPCLTWGETLEEALEMAKEAIEGVLESREANGYIIEDDTEELVQESKRSALHTVLPIHFTPIQTRLSA, from the coding sequence ATGACAGAACGCCTGTACAAGATTGTTATCAGCCGCGACCCAGACGATGGCCGCTTTATCGCCGAAGTTCCGACATTGGCACCCTGTCTTACGTGGGGAGAGACGTTGGAAGAAGCCTTGGAGATGGCGAAAGAAGCCATCGAAGGTGTGCTGGAGAGCCGGGAAGCCAATGGCTATATAATTGAGGACGACACCGAGGAGTTAGTGCAGGAAAGTAAGCGGTCAGCTTTGCATACTGTTTTACCAATTCACTTTACTCCCATCCAAACTCGTTTAAGTGCTTAA
- a CDS encoding XdhC family protein has product MKEIVAIVNAYDALDHATTRAALATVVRVEGSSYRRTGARMLIADNGRWVGGISGGCLEGDALKRARLAIAQTKPTLVTYDTTDDDAYQIGVGLGCNGIIDVLITPLDPNTTNPVHILKSCVEDSRQTHVLLTVTNAPGVLPQGEIIRYEGRDSLNGLGDEAAANQLAQTVEEHLAQQKSAPASVTMANGQTLEVFVEVMLPVPQLVLMGQQYDVYPLVRLINELGWQAVVVANPQKVSQAMFAEATSIVQPDAFQTIAFDAQTAIVLMAHDYKTDKYNLPKALATVAPFIGILGPRKRTDKIFAELTAEGLFTGETDRIHAPVGLDIGAASPEEIALSIVAEVRAVLSGREGMSLRLRNAPIHDHP; this is encoded by the coding sequence ATGAAAGAAATAGTTGCCATAGTCAACGCTTACGATGCCCTCGACCATGCCACTACACGGGCCGCGCTGGCAACGGTGGTGCGGGTAGAAGGCTCGTCGTACCGCCGAACGGGTGCCCGAATGCTCATTGCCGACAATGGCCGGTGGGTGGGCGGCATCAGCGGGGGGTGTCTCGAAGGCGACGCGCTCAAACGCGCCCGGCTCGCCATTGCCCAGACCAAACCCACTTTAGTCACCTACGATACTACCGACGATGATGCGTATCAGATTGGGGTGGGGCTGGGTTGCAATGGCATCATCGACGTGCTGATTACCCCGCTCGACCCGAACACCACCAACCCGGTACATATCCTGAAAAGCTGCGTCGAAGACTCCCGTCAGACACACGTGCTGCTGACCGTTACAAACGCACCCGGTGTCTTGCCACAGGGCGAAATTATACGCTACGAAGGTCGCGATAGCCTGAACGGGCTGGGCGACGAGGCAGCCGCTAACCAACTCGCCCAAACCGTTGAAGAGCATCTGGCGCAGCAAAAATCGGCACCTGCGTCGGTAACGATGGCAAATGGGCAAACGCTGGAGGTGTTTGTGGAGGTGATGCTGCCCGTGCCGCAGTTAGTGCTGATGGGGCAGCAGTACGATGTGTATCCGCTGGTACGGCTCATCAACGAATTAGGCTGGCAGGCGGTGGTGGTCGCCAATCCGCAGAAAGTGTCGCAGGCCATGTTTGCCGAAGCTACGTCCATCGTGCAGCCGGATGCATTCCAGACTATTGCATTCGACGCGCAGACGGCTATCGTTTTAATGGCGCACGATTACAAAACCGATAAATATAACCTGCCGAAAGCGTTGGCAACAGTGGCCCCGTTTATCGGTATCCTCGGCCCGCGCAAACGCACCGACAAGATTTTTGCTGAGTTAACTGCCGAAGGGTTATTTACTGGAGAAACCGACCGTATCCACGCGCCGGTGGGTCTGGATATTGGAGCCGCATCGCCCGAAGAAATCGCGCTGTCGATAGTGGCCGAGGTGCGGGCCGTGCTGTCGGGGCGCGAGGGAATGTCGCTGCGGCTGCGGAACGCGCCTATCCACGATCACCCATGA
- a CDS encoding cysteine desulfurase family protein: protein MNYPAYFDYNATTPVDPRVLETMLPYFNTHFGNAASRTHVYGLKAEAAVDEARGQLARLLGADRKEIVFTSGATESINLAVKGVFEARQHGNHIVTVMTEHKAVLDTCVHLEKLGADVTYLQPDTDGLITPEQFRDALRPNTLLASVMWANNETGVIQPIAELATIAHERGVLFHTDATQAVGKLSINLHELPVDLLSLSGHKLYAPKGIGALVVRHKTSLIAQQDGGRHERGRRSGTLNVPGIVALGKAAELALVETQPFASHSRQPLPSGKETQPFLQELYGQPNHPVPETQHLASLQGLRDRLETGILKAVPDAFVNGSRVHRLPTTTNIAFAGVDGEMLLGSLNQIAVSNGSACTAASTDPSHVLKAMGLSDDLAYASVRFSLGRFTTEAEVDLAIQHVSEVVGQLRHALAN, encoded by the coding sequence ATGAACTACCCCGCCTACTTCGACTACAACGCTACCACGCCGGTCGATCCACGTGTGCTGGAAACGATGCTGCCGTATTTCAACACGCATTTCGGCAACGCGGCTTCGCGCACGCACGTCTATGGCCTGAAAGCCGAAGCCGCCGTCGATGAAGCGCGGGGGCAACTGGCGCGGCTGCTCGGTGCTGATCGCAAAGAGATTGTATTCACCAGCGGAGCCACCGAGTCGATTAATCTGGCTGTAAAGGGCGTATTTGAAGCGCGACAGCACGGCAACCACATCGTAACGGTCATGACCGAACACAAGGCCGTGCTGGACACCTGTGTCCACCTCGAAAAACTGGGGGCAGACGTTACGTATCTTCAACCCGATACCGACGGACTTATCACCCCCGAACAGTTCCGCGATGCGCTGAGGCCCAACACCCTGCTGGCATCGGTGATGTGGGCTAACAACGAAACGGGCGTTATTCAGCCCATTGCCGAACTGGCAACCATTGCCCACGAGCGGGGCGTTTTATTCCACACCGATGCCACGCAGGCCGTAGGGAAACTGTCTATAAACCTGCACGAACTGCCCGTTGATCTGCTCAGTTTATCGGGCCACAAACTGTACGCGCCAAAAGGCATTGGCGCGTTGGTGGTACGCCACAAAACCAGCCTGATTGCCCAGCAGGACGGCGGTCGGCACGAACGTGGTCGGCGGTCGGGAACCCTCAACGTACCGGGTATCGTGGCACTGGGCAAAGCGGCTGAATTAGCCCTCGTAGAGACGCAACCCTTTGCGTCTCACTCGCGTCAGCCATTGCCATCCGGAAAGGAGACGCAACCCTTTCTGCAAGAATTGTATGGTCAACCAAACCATCCGGTTCCTGAGACGCAACATCTTGCGTCTCTACAAGGGTTACGCGACCGATTGGAAACGGGTATTCTGAAGGCAGTGCCGGATGCGTTCGTGAATGGAAGCCGGGTGCATCGGTTGCCTACTACAACCAACATTGCCTTTGCAGGGGTCGATGGGGAAATGCTGCTTGGTAGCCTGAATCAGATTGCCGTCTCAAATGGTTCGGCCTGCACGGCGGCTTCAACCGACCCCTCGCACGTGCTGAAAGCAATGGGTCTTTCCGATGACCTGGCTTATGCATCGGTGCGGTTCAGTTTAGGCCGATTTACAACCGAAGCGGAGGTCGATCTGGCAATTCAGCACGTGTCGGAAGTCGTCGGACAACTGCGTCATGCGTTGGCAAACTGA
- a CDS encoding CoxG family protein: MQLTGSHVLNAPVARVWSMLMDPDTLAQIVPAVSRLEKVGENEFNAIAEIKLGPVNGAFSGGLSLSDIRENEGYNLHVKQTSKIGNADALISINLKPVSDSETELTFDGNARLSGLLARTGQRVISGVANTLTKQFFTNFEEALAAS; the protein is encoded by the coding sequence ATGCAACTTACTGGTTCTCACGTACTCAACGCGCCGGTGGCACGGGTTTGGTCTATGTTGATGGACCCCGATACACTGGCCCAGATTGTTCCGGCGGTATCGCGACTCGAAAAAGTGGGCGAAAATGAGTTCAACGCTATCGCCGAAATTAAACTGGGGCCGGTGAACGGGGCCTTTTCGGGCGGCCTGTCGTTGTCCGACATCCGCGAAAACGAAGGCTACAATCTGCACGTCAAACAAACCAGCAAAATTGGCAACGCCGACGCACTCATCAGCATCAACCTGAAGCCGGTGAGTGATTCAGAAACCGAGCTAACATTCGACGGTAACGCCAGGCTTTCGGGTTTGCTGGCCCGCACCGGGCAGCGCGTCATATCGGGCGTTGCCAACACCCTGACCAAGCAGTTCTTTACCAATTTCGAAGAAGCTCTGGCTGCTTCGTAG
- a CDS encoding (2Fe-2S)-binding protein, whose translation MQIQVTVNGKSRKSEVEDRTLLVDYLRDHLRLTGTHVGCDTSSCGACTVHVDGMAVKSCTLLAAQADGCTVTTIEGMANADGNGPTSRLHPLQEGFKECHGLQCGFCTPGMIMTAADLLTKNPNPSERDIREALEGNICRCTGYHNIVKAIQWAAEHNSSTLLADPHLWTNDVATKEVVETH comes from the coding sequence ATGCAGATTCAAGTAACCGTGAACGGCAAAAGCCGCAAGTCGGAGGTAGAAGACCGCACGTTGCTGGTCGATTATCTCCGCGATCATCTGCGGCTGACCGGAACGCACGTCGGCTGCGATACGTCGTCGTGCGGAGCCTGCACCGTCCATGTCGATGGTATGGCTGTGAAGTCGTGTACGCTGCTGGCGGCTCAGGCCGACGGTTGTACCGTAACGACCATCGAAGGCATGGCAAACGCCGATGGGAACGGTCCGACGTCTCGGCTGCACCCGTTGCAGGAAGGGTTCAAAGAGTGTCATGGGCTGCAATGCGGCTTCTGTACCCCCGGCATGATTATGACCGCTGCCGACCTGCTCACGAAAAATCCGAACCCATCGGAACGCGACATCCGCGAGGCTCTCGAAGGCAATATCTGCCGCTGCACAGGCTATCATAACATCGTGAAAGCCATTCAGTGGGCCGCCGAACACAATAGCAGCACCCTGCTGGCCGACCCGCACCTCTGGACAAACGACGTTGCCACCAAAGAAGTAGTAGAAACGCATTAA
- a CDS encoding xanthine dehydrogenase family protein molybdopterin-binding subunit encodes MSNKFIGQSIKRVEDKRFITGKGRYTDDIVLPGMLHAHFVRSPYAHARVLNIDLTEAKAMEGVVAIFTGDDVKALNGVPCGWQVNFRNGETMREPKHPMLIATGDTAKHVGDPVAVIIAESKSIATDAAESVVVEWEELPAVANPAEALKSDAPKVHEQFPDNKVFDWSLGNPIEEVDAAIAASAHVTTLEFVNQRVVPNAMEPRAYIGHYDEVSDKYTLYTSTQNPHLIRLLMCAFVLGIPEHKVRVVGPDVGGGFGSKIYHYTEEALVTWASKQIGQPVKWTSDRSEAFLLDAHGRDHVTKAEMGFDADGNITGLRIKTVANLGAYLSTFAPAVPTYLHGTLLQGLYTTPKINVDMTCVFTHTVAVDAYRGAGRPEATYLLERIIDLAALEMGRDPAQLRLQNFIPPFDGVEQPGYQTQVALQYDSGNYAPVLQRGLEILGYDAFRQAQKEAAQSNKLLGVGISTYIEACGIAPSAVVGALGARAGLYESAQVRVQPTGKVSVFTGSHSHGQGHETTFVQVVADKLGIPMEDVDLVHGDSDALAFGMGTYGSRSLAVGGSAIMKSIDKILEKGAKIAAHKLECAEGDLEYGEGKWTVKGTDKSIGFGDVALTAYVPHVYPAGLEPGLDFSSFYDPTNFTYPFGCHIAVVEVDKETGKVDLKRMIAVDDVGNVINPMIVDGQIHGGLAQGIGQALFEGTVYDENAQLTNGSYMDYCMPRADDLPMFETDRQTTPCPHNPLGVKGAGEAGAIGSTPAVVNAVIDALWSGGHQVKDILMPLTSERVWRAMN; translated from the coding sequence ATGAGCAATAAATTCATTGGACAATCGATAAAGCGCGTTGAAGACAAGCGGTTTATCACGGGCAAAGGCCGCTATACCGACGATATTGTGCTGCCGGGAATGCTCCACGCTCATTTTGTGCGTAGCCCCTATGCCCATGCCCGCGTACTGAACATCGACCTGACCGAGGCCAAAGCGATGGAGGGCGTAGTTGCTATTTTTACCGGCGACGACGTGAAAGCCCTGAACGGAGTGCCCTGCGGCTGGCAGGTCAACTTCCGCAACGGCGAGACCATGCGTGAACCGAAACACCCCATGCTTATCGCCACCGGCGACACGGCCAAACACGTGGGCGACCCCGTGGCCGTAATCATCGCCGAGTCGAAATCCATCGCTACCGACGCTGCCGAATCGGTGGTAGTAGAGTGGGAAGAACTGCCCGCCGTTGCCAACCCCGCCGAGGCCCTCAAATCCGACGCGCCCAAAGTGCATGAGCAGTTTCCCGACAATAAGGTGTTCGACTGGTCGCTGGGCAACCCGATTGAGGAAGTCGACGCAGCCATTGCGGCTTCGGCGCACGTTACCACGCTGGAGTTCGTCAATCAGCGCGTGGTGCCGAACGCAATGGAGCCGCGTGCCTACATCGGCCATTACGACGAGGTTTCGGACAAATACACGCTCTACACCTCTACCCAGAATCCGCACCTGATTCGGCTGCTGATGTGCGCTTTCGTACTGGGTATTCCTGAACATAAAGTGCGCGTGGTGGGGCCGGACGTCGGCGGTGGCTTTGGCTCCAAAATCTACCACTATACCGAAGAAGCTCTCGTAACCTGGGCGTCGAAACAGATTGGACAACCCGTAAAATGGACCTCTGACCGGTCGGAAGCGTTTTTGCTCGATGCCCACGGACGCGACCACGTTACGAAGGCCGAAATGGGGTTTGATGCCGACGGCAACATCACCGGTCTTCGGATTAAAACCGTTGCCAACCTCGGTGCCTATCTCTCAACATTTGCCCCCGCCGTACCGACCTATCTGCACGGAACACTGTTGCAGGGGCTATACACGACACCCAAAATCAACGTCGACATGACGTGCGTGTTCACGCATACCGTCGCTGTTGATGCCTACCGGGGAGCAGGTCGGCCCGAAGCGACCTACCTCCTCGAACGAATCATTGACCTGGCCGCGCTGGAAATGGGCCGCGACCCGGCGCAACTGCGGTTGCAAAACTTTATTCCGCCCTTCGATGGGGTCGAACAGCCTGGTTATCAGACGCAGGTAGCTCTCCAGTACGATTCGGGCAACTACGCGCCGGTGTTGCAGCGCGGGCTTGAAATACTCGGCTACGATGCTTTCCGACAGGCGCAAAAAGAAGCCGCCCAGTCGAATAAACTGCTGGGCGTAGGCATTTCGACCTACATCGAAGCCTGTGGCATTGCACCCTCGGCGGTGGTGGGCGCGTTGGGTGCCCGCGCCGGTCTGTACGAGTCGGCGCAGGTGCGGGTGCAGCCTACGGGTAAGGTGAGCGTGTTCACGGGTTCGCACTCGCATGGGCAGGGCCACGAAACGACGTTTGTGCAGGTAGTAGCCGATAAACTCGGCATCCCGATGGAAGACGTCGACCTTGTGCATGGCGACTCCGATGCGCTGGCATTCGGGATGGGCACCTACGGCTCGCGGTCGCTGGCAGTGGGTGGCTCGGCCATCATGAAAAGCATCGACAAAATTCTGGAAAAGGGAGCCAAAATAGCCGCCCATAAACTCGAATGCGCTGAGGGCGACCTCGAATATGGCGAAGGAAAATGGACCGTAAAAGGCACTGATAAATCCATCGGCTTCGGCGACGTGGCCCTGACGGCCTATGTGCCGCACGTTTATCCGGCGGGTCTCGAACCCGGCCTCGACTTTTCCAGCTTCTACGACCCAACCAACTTCACGTATCCGTTCGGGTGCCATATTGCGGTGGTAGAAGTGGATAAAGAAACCGGCAAAGTTGACCTGAAACGTATGATTGCGGTCGATGACGTGGGCAATGTAATCAACCCGATGATTGTCGATGGGCAGATTCACGGCGGGCTGGCACAGGGCATTGGTCAGGCACTGTTTGAAGGTACAGTTTACGATGAGAACGCGCAACTTACCAACGGCTCGTACATGGACTATTGCATGCCCCGCGCCGACGACCTGCCGATGTTCGAGACCGACCGCCAAACAACGCCCTGCCCACATAATCCGCTGGGCGTGAAAGGCGCGGGTGAGGCCGGGGCTATCGGCTCAACACCTGCTGTGGTCAATGCCGTGATCGACGCTCTCTGGAGTGGCGGGCACCAAGTCAAAGACATTCTGATGCCGCTAACCTCCGAACGCGTTTGGCGGGCGATGAACTAA
- a CDS encoding FAD binding domain-containing protein has product MTTYPFQYKRAASLSEAVAMLAEGGKALSGGHSLIPAMKLRLNAPDVLVDVGRVPELKGIRLDGNELVIGAGATHGEIASSALVKQHLPMFAEGASHIGDPSVRNRGTIGGSIAHADPSADWPAMVLAADATIVMESSNGSRSIKASEFFTGLFATALADDELITEIRVPVEAGAKMTYQKFSQPASRYAIVGCAVVKAADGKIRVAFSGVGDTPFRDTAAESQLNNGASDVQAATGQSIMSDHFASEEYRRHVANVYLKRALAAVG; this is encoded by the coding sequence ATGACAACATACCCGTTTCAATATAAACGCGCTGCCAGCCTTTCTGAGGCTGTGGCGATGCTGGCGGAAGGTGGCAAAGCCCTGTCGGGTGGGCACAGCCTGATTCCGGCCATGAAACTCCGCCTGAATGCTCCCGACGTACTCGTTGACGTGGGCCGCGTACCCGAACTGAAGGGCATCCGGCTCGATGGTAACGAACTCGTCATTGGTGCCGGTGCTACTCATGGAGAAATCGCGTCGTCGGCGTTGGTGAAACAGCACCTGCCTATGTTTGCCGAAGGAGCCTCCCACATCGGCGACCCGTCGGTGCGGAACCGGGGCACCATCGGCGGCTCAATCGCCCATGCCGATCCTTCTGCCGACTGGCCCGCGATGGTGCTGGCGGCAGATGCTACTATCGTGATGGAGAGTAGCAACGGAAGCCGCTCGATCAAGGCCAGTGAGTTTTTTACGGGCCTGTTTGCTACCGCCCTGGCCGATGATGAACTGATTACCGAAATTCGGGTGCCGGTCGAAGCAGGCGCGAAGATGACGTACCAGAAGTTTTCGCAGCCAGCCTCGCGTTATGCTATTGTTGGCTGCGCCGTTGTAAAGGCAGCCGATGGCAAGATACGCGTGGCGTTTTCGGGCGTGGGCGATACGCCGTTTCGCGATACAGCCGCCGAGAGCCAGCTTAACAATGGCGCATCTGACGTGCAGGCCGCTACGGGTCAGTCGATTATGTCCGATCATTTCGCATCGGAAGAGTACCGGCGCCACGTAGCGAACGTGTATCTTAAACGCGCCTTAGCCGCCGTTGGCTGA
- a CDS encoding AAA family ATPase, which yields MPNHTRESIQTLLENQGYQTDPQVVMSVFLAMQLRKPLLIEGPAGVGKTEIAKVMAQALDTDLIRLQCYEGLDASQALYEWNYQRQLLHLKLLEVSARQPATNGAVNVLQAQEETLFSDKFLLKRPLLQAITHHKAPVLLIDEVDRADEEFESFLLEVLSDWQITIPEIGTIRATHIPHVVVTGNRVRELSEALRRRCLYLWIDYPDYDKELAIVLGKVPDIDARLAQQICTFMQALRQLRLQKTPGIAETIDWATALAALHIDHLDKTLVEQTLGVILKDWKDVRHVQLSLSELYEKTGMTSKWESL from the coding sequence ATGCCAAATCACACCCGCGAATCCATTCAGACGCTGCTCGAAAATCAGGGCTACCAGACCGACCCGCAGGTGGTGATGTCGGTATTTCTGGCAATGCAGTTGCGCAAGCCCCTGCTGATCGAAGGTCCGGCGGGCGTAGGCAAAACCGAAATCGCGAAGGTGATGGCGCAGGCCCTCGACACCGACCTGATTCGGCTGCAATGCTACGAAGGCTTAGACGCCAGTCAGGCTCTGTACGAGTGGAATTACCAGCGGCAACTGCTGCACCTGAAACTGCTCGAAGTATCGGCCCGGCAACCCGCCACCAACGGTGCCGTGAATGTGTTGCAGGCGCAGGAAGAAACACTGTTCTCGGATAAATTTCTGCTGAAACGACCACTCTTACAGGCTATTACGCATCATAAAGCACCCGTGCTGCTGATCGATGAAGTAGACCGGGCCGACGAAGAATTTGAAAGTTTCTTGCTCGAAGTGCTGTCCGACTGGCAGATTACGATTCCTGAAATAGGCACCATTCGGGCCACGCACATTCCACACGTGGTTGTGACAGGTAATCGCGTCCGTGAACTCTCCGAAGCCCTGCGTCGGCGGTGTCTCTACCTCTGGATCGACTACCCCGACTACGACAAAGAACTCGCCATTGTGCTGGGTAAAGTGCCGGACATCGACGCTCGTTTAGCCCAGCAAATCTGCACGTTTATGCAGGCACTGCGGCAACTCCGGCTCCAGAAGACGCCCGGCATTGCCGAAACCATCGACTGGGCCACTGCGCTCGCGGCCCTCCACATCGACCATTTAGACAAAACGCTGGTTGAACAAACCCTCGGCGTGATTCTCAAAGACTGGAAAGACGTGCGCCATGTACAGCTATCACTCAGCGAGTTATACGAAAAAACCGGCATGACCTCCAAGTGGGAGAGCCTGTAG
- a CDS encoding GNAT family N-acetyltransferase — MSQTCILQTDRLTIRQLTTDDTAFIIELVNSPGWLQFIGDRHIHTPEQARYYLENGPIVSYAQRGYGLYGVGIKPGSTLIGMCGLIKRDTLPQPDIGFAFLPDYIGKGFAFEAARAVRTYAHEQLGLSVLYAIVLPQNKSSIRLLERIGLAYIEPFQQGDTELLLYGSEQKN, encoded by the coding sequence ATGTCTCAAACCTGCATCCTCCAAACCGACCGCCTGACCATCCGGCAACTCACAACCGACGATACGGCTTTCATCATTGAGTTGGTGAACTCGCCCGGCTGGCTTCAGTTTATCGGCGACCGCCACATTCACACGCCCGAACAGGCCCGCTACTACCTCGAAAACGGCCCTATTGTTAGTTACGCCCAACGCGGATATGGTCTGTACGGTGTTGGGATAAAGCCCGGCAGCACGCTTATCGGCATGTGTGGCCTGATAAAACGCGACACGTTGCCGCAGCCCGACATTGGCTTTGCTTTCCTGCCCGACTACATTGGAAAAGGATTCGCCTTTGAAGCTGCCCGCGCTGTGCGAACGTATGCGCATGAACAACTCGGCTTATCGGTTTTATACGCCATTGTGTTGCCCCAAAACAAGTCATCTATCCGGCTTTTAGAAAGAATCGGCCTGGCATATATCGAGCCGTTTCAACAGGGTGACACTGAATTGCTGCTGTACGGCAGCGAGCAGAAAAACTGA